The DNA window TCACCGTGAAACAAGAGCGTAGAGCCTGCTGAACGTGGAGATGCAAGCAATTTCAGCGTTCCTACCGGAAACTGGCGCTCCTCTAGCAGAGCTAGCAATTCGGTACCCACGGCTCCGGTTGCCCCTAGGATGGCAACGTTATACGATCGTCCCACTGGTGATAACCCTCAATCAAATTCCTAAACGTATTTAAGATAAGCCCTACTTGGCATGGAACTGGCAATGATGAGTGCAATTGTAACAACTGGAGAGCAGGCATTTGACTTCATAGGCGCTAGGGAACTGATATTCGTAGCAGGTAGATGAGCTTGATTGCTCTATGCTAATGGCTGTAGGGTGATGCCTGCTTTGCTGTGATTGCTGCCCGCAACTTGTCAATCCAACCACACAGACCACCTATGTTGAGTCGATAGCTAAGGGGATGGGCAATGGCACGCGCAGTACTTGTAAACAAGGTTTCGATCTCAATCAAGCCGTTTTCTTGGAGGGTTTTGCCAGTGGCAACAAGGTCAACAATCGCTTCGGACATCCCAGTGATTGGCCCTAGTTCTACTGAGCCATAGAGTGGAATAATCTCCACGGGTAAATCAAGATGCTCAAAGTAGTTACGAGCGCAGTTGACGAATTTGGATGCAATGCGGCAGTTCGTGGGTAGGTCTAGGGCCGATCGATAGGGACTAGATTCCTTGACTGCCACAGACATCCGACAAGTGCCATACTGCAAGTCAATCAAATGGGCTACGCGGCATTGCTTTTCTTGCAAAATGTCGTAGCCCACAATGCCTAGCTGTGCTTGCCCATATTCCACATATACAGGCACATCATTGTTACGCACTAATAATGCTTTAGCAGTACCAGTAGGATCGGCAATCTGGAGTTGGCGATTGCTGGGGTCAAGAAATGCGCTGAAATCAAGACCAACGCACTGCAATAGTGCAATGCTGTCGTTGAGTAAGGCTCCCTTGGGCAAGGCGATTGTAATCATTAGTTAGGACACCACAAGTCACCAGCCACTTAGTATATCGCTGTTGGTATATCGTTGTTGTCTCCCGGCCAGTTATGGTGTGGGCAACTATCTAGAAACCCTACTCACAGTTAACTCAGCTTTTATCAGGCTTATTCAATAGCTTATTCAATAGGGTTACAACACGATCTTTTACTTCATCGCGTACTCGTCGAAATGTTTCAATATCTTGTCCTTCTGGATCGTCGAGTTGCCAATCTTCAAAAACTTCTCGCAGCACCCACTCACTTGGTAGGTTGACTCCACAACCACAAAGGGAAATAACCGCGTCGTAATCATCAGGCCGAAAATCACTTAGAGGTTTGGAGGTTTGGTGGCTAATATCAATGCCTACTTCAGACATCACTTGCACTACGACCGGATCCACATAGCTTGCCTCTAGGCCTGAACTAGTCACTGCTACTTTATCTGCCCCTAATGCTCTAGCAAAGCCTTCTGCCATCTGAGAGCGCCGTGAGTTTTTTTTGCACACAAACATAACATGCTTCATCTGATAGTTCTCCTTTGGTCAACTCGTAACCCAGTAGGCAATTGCTAACGGTTAGATAGTGCTTGTCCCTCTATGCCCGCGTATCAAGGCCCACATGCAACCCTAGGGGGATTACATACCTACATGCTGGAAACCTATATGCTGGAAATTCCTATATTGACTTATATCAATATTTATCACTGTTGATATTGTGACAAACTATATTGATGTATGTCAATCTATGACTATGCAGATTTCCGAGTCCACTCTCCGCTGTTGTCCGCCTCTGTTAGCAGGCAAATTGACACCTGATGATGCTATGCAGTTAGCAGCGCTGTTTCGGGTGTTGAGCGAACCTGTACGGCTACAGATGCTGAGCCTGATTGCTGCCCAATCTGATCAAGAGGTTTGTGCTTG is part of the Cyanobacteriota bacterium genome and encodes:
- a CDS encoding aspartate-semialdehyde dehydrogenase, whose product is MGRSYNVAILGATGAVGTELLALLEERQFPVGTLKLLASPRSAGSTLLFHG
- the hisG gene encoding ATP phosphoribosyltransferase; amino-acid sequence: MITIALPKGALLNDSIALLQCVGLDFSAFLDPSNRQLQIADPTGTAKALLVRNNDVPVYVEYGQAQLGIVGYDILQEKQCRVAHLIDLQYGTCRMSVAVKESSPYRSALDLPTNCRIASKFVNCARNYFEHLDLPVEIIPLYGSVELGPITGMSEAIVDLVATGKTLQENGLIEIETLFTSTARAIAHPLSYRLNIGGLCGWIDKLRAAITAKQASPYSH
- the arsC gene encoding arsenate reductase, glutathione/glutaredoxin type — protein: MKHVMFVCKKNSRRSQMAEGFARALGADKVAVTSSGLEASYVDPVVVQVMSEVGIDISHQTSKPLSDFRPDDYDAVISLCGCGVNLPSEWVLREVFEDWQLDDPEGQDIETFRRVRDEVKDRVVTLLNKLLNKPDKS
- a CDS encoding metalloregulator ArsR/SmtB family transcription factor codes for the protein MQISESTLRCCPPLLAGKLTPDDAMQLAALFRVLSEPVRLQMLSLIAAQSDQEVCACELVETLGLSQPTVSHHLKVMYAAGLLEKERRGIWIYYRIVRDRLAMLRDALS